In Yoonia sp. R2331, the following proteins share a genomic window:
- a CDS encoding DNA-3-methyladenine glycosylase I, whose translation MDRCGWAGPDPIYLDYHDTEWGVPEFDSRALWEKLILDGFQAGLSWITILKKRDNFRAAFAGFDPHEIATWGETDVQRLLQDAGIIRHRGKIEATIHNARAWQEIEAREGFDQFLWRYVDGRPLQPNRATMADVPAETPLSKQISKDLKAAGFKFCGPTIVYAFMQATGLVNDHITTCRCHGPLSNGAAHPRLRP comes from the coding sequence ATGGACCGTTGCGGCTGGGCCGGGCCCGACCCGATCTATCTGGACTACCACGACACCGAATGGGGCGTGCCGGAATTTGACAGCCGCGCGCTGTGGGAAAAGCTGATCCTTGACGGCTTCCAGGCAGGTCTTAGCTGGATCACGATCCTCAAGAAACGCGACAACTTTCGCGCGGCGTTCGCCGGTTTTGACCCGCACGAGATCGCCACATGGGGCGAAACAGATGTGCAGCGACTGTTGCAGGACGCAGGCATCATCCGTCACCGCGGCAAGATCGAAGCGACCATCCACAATGCCCGCGCCTGGCAAGAGATCGAGGCCCGCGAAGGGTTTGACCAGTTTCTGTGGCGCTACGTGGATGGCAGGCCGTTGCAGCCCAACCGCGCCACTATGGCCGATGTGCCCGCAGAGACTCCGCTATCAAAGCAAATATCCAAGGACCTCAAAGCCGCCGGGTTCAAGTTCTGCGGTCCCACGATCGTTTATGCCTTTATGCAGGCCACAGGGCTGGTCAACGACCACATCACGACGTGCCGCTGTCACGGTCCATTGTCCAACGGTGCAGCGCATCCTCGTCTTCGGCCTTAG
- a CDS encoding EAL domain-containing protein — MTDTQMNATLPNTLDRDQPPPDPLAFAVASRDADVLALVRSALAAGRARLAFQPVVLTHDHNVVAFYEGLVRVLDDAGRVIPAAHFMPVVEETDLGREIDTAALNLAFDMLRKNPDMRLSVNVSARSFGDGRWRRALEEGLTRRGALGDRLIFEITETSAMMLHEVVVRFMSEMQPRGVAFALDGFGGGLIAFRHLKEFFFDLVKVDKSFVKGVAHDPDNQVLVEALITVAHQFEMFAVVEGVENAADAEFLSQIGADCLQGYHIGSPRFALR; from the coding sequence ATGACGGATACCCAGATGAACGCCACGTTGCCCAATACGCTGGACCGTGACCAGCCCCCTCCGGACCCGCTTGCCTTTGCCGTGGCCAGCCGGGATGCCGACGTGCTGGCATTGGTGCGGTCGGCTTTGGCGGCAGGACGGGCGCGGTTGGCGTTCCAGCCCGTCGTCTTGACACATGACCACAACGTCGTGGCCTTTTACGAAGGGTTGGTGCGGGTGCTGGATGACGCAGGCCGGGTGATTCCGGCGGCGCATTTCATGCCAGTGGTGGAAGAAACCGATCTGGGGCGCGAAATTGACACTGCCGCCCTGAACCTGGCGTTTGATATGCTGCGCAAGAACCCCGACATGCGGCTGTCGGTCAATGTCTCAGCGCGGTCTTTTGGCGATGGCCGCTGGCGGCGTGCTTTGGAAGAAGGGCTGACACGGCGCGGCGCGCTGGGCGACCGTCTGATCTTTGAGATTACGGAAACCTCAGCGATGATGTTGCACGAGGTTGTTGTCCGCTTCATGAGCGAGATGCAGCCGCGCGGTGTTGCTTTTGCGCTGGATGGGTTTGGCGGCGGGTTGATCGCATTTCGCCACCTCAAGGAATTCTTTTTCGATCTGGTCAAGGTCGACAAGAGTTTCGTGAAGGGCGTGGCCCATGACCCCGATAATCAAGTACTCGTCGAAGCGCTGATCACAGTAGCCCATCAGTTCGAGATGTTTGCCGTGGTCGAAGGGGTCGAAAACGCGGCTGATGCTGAATTCCTGTCCCAGATCGGGGCCGATTGCTTGCAAGGATATCATATCGGGTCTCCGCGCTTTGCATTGCGATAA
- a CDS encoding acetyl-CoA C-acetyltransferase — protein MTNVVIASAARTPVGSFLGSLGAVPAHDLGAAVLKAVVERAGIDAADVSETILGQVLTAAQGQNPARQAHVNAGLPIESAAWGINQVCGSGLRAVALGAQHIQLGDAAIVAAGGQESMSLSPHAAALRTGQKMGDMKYIDTMIRDGLWDAFNGYHMGQTAENVAEKWQISRDQQDEFAVASQNKAEAAQKAGKFADEITAYTVKTRKGDIVVDQDEYIRHGATMEAMQKLRPAFIKDGTVTAANASGLNDGAAATLLMTADEAEKRGIEPLARIVSYATAGLDPAIMGVGPVSASRKALEKAGWKAEDLDLVEANEAFAAQACAVNKEMGWDPAVVNVNGGAIAIGHPIGASGCRVLNTLLFEMKRRDAKKGLATLCIGGGMGVALCVERP, from the coding sequence ATGACCAACGTCGTAATCGCATCTGCAGCCCGTACACCTGTCGGCAGTTTCCTGGGGTCTCTTGGCGCCGTGCCTGCCCATGATCTGGGTGCCGCTGTGCTGAAGGCTGTCGTGGAACGCGCGGGGATTGATGCCGCTGATGTGAGCGAAACGATCCTGGGTCAGGTGCTGACCGCGGCCCAAGGCCAGAACCCTGCGCGTCAGGCACATGTGAACGCAGGTCTGCCGATTGAAAGCGCGGCTTGGGGCATCAACCAGGTGTGCGGCTCTGGCTTGCGGGCTGTGGCCCTTGGCGCGCAGCATATCCAACTAGGTGATGCAGCGATTGTCGCCGCGGGCGGGCAGGAAAGCATGTCGCTGTCTCCCCACGCCGCTGCCCTGCGCACCGGTCAGAAGATGGGCGATATGAAGTATATCGACACCATGATCCGCGATGGTCTGTGGGATGCGTTCAACGGATATCACATGGGTCAGACGGCTGAAAACGTTGCCGAAAAATGGCAAATCAGCCGCGACCAGCAGGATGAATTCGCCGTTGCCAGCCAGAACAAGGCCGAGGCCGCACAGAAAGCTGGCAAATTCGCCGATGAGATCACCGCCTATACCGTCAAGACCCGCAAGGGCGACATCGTTGTGGATCAGGATGAATACATCCGCCACGGCGCCACGATGGAAGCCATGCAGAAACTGCGCCCGGCCTTCATCAAGGACGGCACCGTAACTGCCGCTAACGCATCGGGCCTGAACGATGGTGCGGCGGCCACTTTGCTGATGACCGCAGACGAGGCTGAAAAGCGCGGGATCGAGCCACTGGCGCGCATCGTGTCCTATGCGACTGCGGGTCTGGATCCGGCGATCATGGGTGTCGGCCCGGTCAGCGCCAGCCGCAAAGCGCTGGAAAAGGCGGGTTGGAAGGCCGAAGACCTTGATCTGGTCGAAGCTAACGAAGCCTTTGCCGCACAGGCCTGTGCTGTGAACAAGGAAATGGGGTGGGATCCTGCTGTGGTGAACGTCAACGGCGGTGCCATCGCTATCGGTCACCCGATTGGTGCATCCGGCTGCCGCGTATTGAACACGCTGCTGTTCGAAATGAAGCGCCGCGATGCCAAGAAGGGTTTGGCGACCCTATGTATCGGTGGCGGCATGGGCGTTGCCCTTTGTGTTGAGCGCCCGTAA
- the phbB gene encoding acetoacetyl-CoA reductase, which yields MGRVAIVTGGSRGIGAAISTALKDAGYAVAATYAGNDEKAAAFTAETGIKTYKWDVGNYDACKEGIAQVEADLGPVEVLVNNAGITRDAPFHKMTPDHWQAVIDTNLSGLFNMTHNVWGGMRERKFGRVISISSINGQKGQFAQANYAAAKAGDIGFTKALAQEGARAGITVNVIAPGYINTEMMSTIPEKVMNDVILPQIPVGRLGEAEEIARAVVFLAADEAGFVTGSTLSANGGQYMT from the coding sequence ATGGGACGTGTCGCAATTGTGACCGGTGGTTCGCGCGGAATTGGCGCGGCAATTTCAACCGCGCTAAAGGATGCAGGCTATGCCGTGGCCGCGACTTATGCGGGCAACGATGAAAAGGCCGCCGCCTTTACCGCCGAAACCGGCATCAAGACCTACAAGTGGGACGTCGGAAATTATGACGCCTGCAAAGAGGGGATCGCGCAAGTCGAGGCTGATCTGGGCCCGGTTGAGGTGCTGGTCAACAACGCGGGCATCACCCGCGACGCGCCATTCCACAAGATGACGCCTGACCACTGGCAGGCGGTGATCGACACCAACCTGAGCGGTCTGTTCAACATGACCCATAACGTTTGGGGTGGGATGCGTGAGCGCAAGTTCGGGCGCGTGATCTCGATTTCTTCGATCAACGGTCAAAAGGGTCAGTTCGCGCAGGCTAACTATGCTGCGGCCAAGGCGGGTGACATCGGCTTTACCAAGGCGCTGGCACAAGAGGGCGCGCGCGCAGGCATCACCGTGAACGTGATCGCACCCGGCTACATCAACACCGAAATGATGAGCACGATCCCCGAAAAGGTGATGAACGACGTGATCCTGCCGCAGATTCCCGTTGGGCGTTTGGGCGAAGCAGAAGAAATCGCCCGGGCGGTTGTATTCCTTGCCGCGGACGAGGCCGGTTTCGTGACCGGTTCGACCCTTTCGGCCAATGGCGGTCAGTACATGACCTGA
- a CDS encoding transcriptional regulator GcvA codes for MSDRLPPLTALRAFDAAARHMSFAKAAEELFVTPAALSYQIKSLETALGQPLFRRLNRAVELTPAGRALAPGVADAFGTMTAAWRNTRRMTDTGVLTVTAGPAFTSKWLAPRMYSFAQAHPEIELRFLASLRIIDFDRDEVDVAIRFSLGHDKDVYARPLIREWMTPMMTPELAQTIKTPDDLRQAVLIHDDSIAFFKHPTDWPAWLRASEIAFDATHGPRFSQADHALDAAISGVGVVLGRVSLATRALEAGRLVAPFELGLVADAQFRFICPKGSETRPQVAAFEAWVLEEIQTSLKFEEGRRFVQSRDIEPG; via the coding sequence ATGTCTGACCGCCTGCCCCCGCTGACCGCATTGCGCGCCTTTGACGCCGCCGCGCGCCATATGTCATTTGCTAAAGCGGCAGAGGAATTGTTCGTCACACCGGCGGCGCTGTCCTATCAGATCAAATCACTTGAAACGGCCTTGGGGCAGCCCCTGTTCCGGCGGCTGAACCGCGCGGTGGAGTTGACACCGGCAGGTCGCGCGCTGGCCCCTGGTGTGGCCGACGCTTTTGGCACGATGACGGCAGCATGGCGCAACACGCGTCGGATGACGGACACGGGTGTGCTGACCGTGACGGCGGGCCCGGCCTTTACATCAAAGTGGCTGGCGCCGCGCATGTATTCCTTTGCGCAAGCCCACCCCGAGATCGAGCTGCGGTTTCTGGCCAGCTTGCGGATCATTGACTTTGACCGGGACGAAGTTGATGTGGCGATCCGGTTTAGCCTCGGGCACGACAAGGATGTCTATGCCCGCCCGCTGATCCGGGAATGGATGACACCGATGATGACGCCCGAGTTGGCGCAGACCATCAAGACCCCAGATGATCTGCGCCAAGCGGTTCTGATTCACGACGATTCAATTGCCTTTTTCAAACACCCCACAGATTGGCCGGCATGGCTGCGGGCGAGCGAGATCGCGTTCGATGCCACGCATGGCCCCCGCTTTTCGCAGGCAGACCACGCATTGGATGCCGCGATTTCAGGTGTCGGGGTCGTGTTGGGCCGCGTTTCGCTTGCGACCCGCGCGCTGGAGGCTGGCCGATTGGTCGCGCCGTTCGAGCTGGGGCTGGTGGCCGACGCGCAATTTCGGTTCATCTGCCCCAAGGGCTCGGAAACCCGCCCGCAGGTTGCCGCGTTCGAGGCCTGGGTGCTGGAAGAAATCCAAACATCATTGAAATTTGAGGAAGGTCGGCGGTTTGTCCAGTCGCGTGACATCGAACCGGGGTAG
- a CDS encoding YdcH family protein, with protein MSLSSHLQELKKKHQNLSDSVEALQRSPATDDLEIARLKKQKLVLKEEISRLSAH; from the coding sequence ATGAGCTTGAGTTCGCATTTGCAGGAACTGAAGAAAAAACACCAAAATCTGTCAGATTCGGTAGAGGCGCTGCAGCGCTCGCCTGCCACCGATGACCTTGAAATTGCGCGACTGAAAAAGCAAAAGCTCGTTCTGAAAGAAGAAATCTCGCGGCTCTCAGCCCACTAG
- a CDS encoding tRNA1(Val) (adenine(37)-N6)-methyltransferase, with amino-acid sequence MWDVTDLTHDAFLGGKVHLWQPRKGYRAGVDPVLLAAAVPARSGDTVLDLGCGAGAAGLCLAARVVGVTVTGVEVQGDYAALARRNAAESGLPLTVVETDLRTLPEPIRHQQFTHVMMNPPYFAREDGTAAKDPGRDLAFGGDTLLADWLDVGIRRLAPKGHLTLIQRMERLPEVLRALDGRLGSVVLRPIAGRAGKPPGRFLLRAIHSGRAPFVMAPPLIMHDGAAHDGDRESYSAQISQVLRGGAKLDIAL; translated from the coding sequence ATCTGGGACGTGACTGACCTGACCCATGATGCCTTTCTGGGGGGAAAGGTGCATCTGTGGCAGCCGCGCAAAGGCTATCGCGCGGGCGTGGACCCGGTGCTTTTAGCCGCAGCCGTGCCTGCCCGTTCTGGTGACACCGTGCTGGACCTTGGCTGTGGCGCAGGTGCTGCGGGCCTTTGTTTGGCGGCCCGTGTCGTTGGGGTCACGGTCACCGGGGTCGAGGTGCAGGGTGACTATGCCGCGCTTGCCCGCCGCAACGCCGCTGAGAGCGGCCTGCCACTGACCGTGGTCGAGACTGACTTGCGCACCCTGCCTGAACCTATCCGGCACCAGCAATTCACACATGTGATGATGAACCCGCCCTACTTTGCGCGGGAGGACGGGACTGCCGCTAAAGACCCCGGGCGCGATCTGGCCTTTGGTGGCGACACACTTTTGGCGGATTGGCTGGACGTCGGCATCAGACGTCTGGCCCCCAAGGGGCATCTGACCCTGATCCAGCGCATGGAACGCCTGCCAGAGGTGCTGCGCGCGCTTGATGGGCGGTTGGGCAGCGTGGTGCTGCGCCCGATCGCGGGCCGTGCAGGCAAACCGCCGGGGCGTTTTCTGCTGCGCGCGATCCATTCCGGGCGCGCGCCTTTTGTCATGGCCCCACCGTTGATTATGCATGACGGTGCCGCCCATGACGGCGACAGGGAAAGCTATTCCGCGCAGATCAGTCAGGTTTTGCGCGGTGGCGCGAAATTGGACATTGCTCTTTAA
- a CDS encoding DUF2007 domain-containing protein: MKELLRTNDPTIIAFATALLRSEDIPVFEFDVNMSVLEGSIGIMPRRLMVADRDLFIAEAVMRDAQIDLGRD, encoded by the coding sequence ATGAAAGAGCTTCTGCGCACCAATGACCCGACCATCATCGCTTTTGCAACCGCCCTGTTGCGATCCGAGGATATACCCGTGTTTGAGTTTGACGTAAATATGAGCGTCCTCGAAGGCAGCATAGGCATAATGCCGCGTCGGCTAATGGTGGCGGATCGTGATTTGTTTATTGCAGAGGCCGTGATGCGCGACGCGCAGATTGATCTGGGACGTGACTGA
- a CDS encoding polyprenyl synthetase family protein, with protein sequence MGLDHATTKPHEQLAAALADDLAAVNEMIRARMASENAPRIPQVTAHLVEAGGKRLRPMLTLAAARMCGYDGPYHVHLASTVEFIHTATLLHDDVVDESKQRRGRPTANLLWDNTSSVLVGDYLFARSFQLMVETGSMRVLDILANAAATIAEGEVLQLTAAANLATTEEIYLKVVRGKTAALFSAAMEVGGVIAGRDDALVQALYDYGDALGIAFQIVDDLLDYGGTDATGKDVGDDFRERKLTLPVIRAVAAADADERAFWERTIEKGRQDEEDLDTALGLIAKHGTMATTRADAVAWAARAKAALDPVPAHQIKDMLVDLADYVVARIV encoded by the coding sequence ATGGGCCTAGATCACGCTACTACAAAACCGCATGAGCAATTGGCCGCAGCCTTGGCCGACGACTTGGCGGCGGTGAACGAGATGATCCGCGCACGCATGGCGTCTGAAAACGCCCCGCGCATCCCCCAGGTAACGGCGCATCTGGTCGAGGCAGGCGGGAAACGGTTGCGGCCCATGCTGACACTCGCCGCCGCGCGGATGTGCGGCTATGACGGGCCCTATCATGTGCATCTGGCCTCCACGGTGGAGTTTATTCACACCGCGACCTTGCTGCATGACGATGTCGTTGACGAAAGCAAACAGCGGCGCGGGCGACCAACGGCGAACCTGCTCTGGGACAACACCAGCAGCGTGCTGGTCGGTGATTACCTGTTTGCGCGGTCGTTCCAGTTGATGGTCGAAACCGGGTCCATGCGGGTCCTCGACATTCTGGCCAATGCCGCGGCGACAATTGCCGAAGGCGAGGTTTTACAGCTGACGGCAGCGGCCAATCTGGCAACCACCGAAGAGATTTATCTGAAAGTCGTGCGCGGCAAGACAGCGGCGCTCTTCTCAGCGGCGATGGAAGTGGGTGGCGTGATTGCCGGGCGTGACGACGCACTGGTGCAGGCGCTTTATGACTACGGCGACGCGCTTGGCATTGCATTTCAGATCGTCGATGACCTGTTGGACTATGGCGGCACCGATGCCACCGGTAAGGACGTTGGCGATGATTTCCGCGAGCGTAAGCTGACCTTGCCGGTGATCCGCGCTGTGGCTGCGGCAGACGCCGACGAACGCGCATTCTGGGAGCGCACGATCGAAAAAGGCCGCCAGGACGAAGAAGACCTCGACACAGCGCTGGGCCTGATCGCCAAACATGGCACGATGGCGACGACGCGCGCAGATGCCGTCGCTTGGGCCGCGCGCGCCAAAGCCGCACTTGACCCGGTTCCGGCCCATCAGATCAAGGACATGCTGGTCGATCTGGCAGATTACGTGGTGGCGCGGATCGTCTAA
- a CDS encoding tetratricopeptide repeat protein, with the protein MFKPIVRSLLLSGILCGVSPAWAEVDAGAYLAARQAAVSSDFAEGAQYYTKALISDPSNPLLLESAVTSFVALGQVDRAAPVAQVLVDLGIESQTANLVLVAKAAKSGDWMAIFDNLETGRSVSPLVDGLAQAWAAVGLGKMTQAIASFDEVIETEGMRSYGLYHKALALASVGDFEGADAIFGAPGQAPLTARAAIAHAQVLSQLDRNADALDMLDSAFGQSFDPGLALLRDRLTSGEALPFTIVAGPTEGFGEVIHMIAGLLRGEAQETYTIQYTRIAEYLDPTNTDAIMLSAALLQTMDQYELASETLARVPQSSPSFPNAEMARIDALRRLDRPDAAIEVAEALARTNAALPFVHSKLGDVLREQERYSDAHEAYSAALDLYGPEDPNRWLVLYARAITSHAQDDWPPAEADFRAALALRPDQPQVLNYLGYSLVERGEKLDEALEMIETAVAARPDNGAIVDSLGWVLFQLGRYEEAVVHMERAAALEAVDPIVNDHLGDVYWAVGRKIEAAFQWNRALSFDPDEELATRIRAKLEQGLDAVLAAEGAEPMTVANDDP; encoded by the coding sequence GTGTTCAAACCAATAGTGCGCAGTTTATTGCTGTCAGGGATTTTGTGCGGCGTATCGCCCGCCTGGGCAGAGGTTGATGCAGGGGCCTATCTGGCCGCCCGGCAAGCCGCCGTTTCCAGCGATTTCGCCGAAGGCGCGCAATATTATACCAAGGCTTTGATCAGCGATCCCAGCAATCCTTTGCTGTTGGAAAGCGCTGTGACCTCTTTTGTCGCGCTGGGTCAGGTGGACCGGGCGGCTCCTGTGGCACAAGTGTTGGTGGATCTTGGCATCGAAAGTCAGACCGCCAATCTGGTGCTCGTCGCAAAGGCGGCCAAGTCTGGCGACTGGATGGCGATCTTTGACAACCTTGAAACCGGGCGCAGCGTGTCGCCGCTAGTGGATGGCCTCGCACAAGCCTGGGCGGCAGTCGGGCTGGGCAAGATGACCCAAGCCATCGCCAGCTTTGACGAGGTGATCGAAACCGAAGGCATGCGGTCCTACGGCCTTTACCACAAGGCGCTGGCCCTTGCCTCTGTCGGTGACTTTGAGGGTGCCGATGCGATCTTTGGCGCGCCGGGTCAGGCCCCGCTGACCGCCCGCGCAGCCATCGCCCACGCGCAGGTACTCAGCCAGCTGGACCGCAACGCAGATGCGCTGGATATGCTCGATTCCGCCTTTGGACAAAGCTTTGACCCCGGCTTAGCCCTGCTGCGTGATCGCCTGACATCGGGCGAGGCTCTACCGTTTACAATTGTGGCCGGCCCGACCGAAGGTTTTGGCGAGGTCATTCACATGATTGCCGGTTTGCTGCGCGGCGAGGCGCAGGAAACCTACACCATACAATACACACGCATTGCGGAATACCTCGATCCGACCAACACCGATGCCATCATGCTGAGTGCAGCATTGCTGCAAACCATGGACCAGTACGAACTGGCCAGCGAAACGCTGGCGCGCGTGCCGCAATCCTCGCCTTCTTTTCCCAACGCGGAAATGGCCCGCATTGATGCGCTGCGCCGTCTGGACCGACCGGACGCCGCGATAGAGGTGGCAGAGGCGCTGGCCCGCACCAACGCAGCGCTGCCATTTGTGCACTCCAAACTGGGCGATGTGTTGCGCGAACAGGAACGTTATTCCGACGCGCACGAAGCATATAGCGCAGCCCTTGATCTTTATGGCCCCGAAGATCCAAACCGCTGGTTGGTGCTATATGCGCGGGCGATAACATCCCACGCTCAGGACGATTGGCCCCCGGCAGAGGCTGACTTTCGTGCCGCTCTCGCCCTGCGCCCTGACCAGCCGCAGGTTCTGAATTACCTTGGCTATTCGCTGGTAGAACGCGGTGAAAAGCTGGACGAGGCGCTGGAGATGATCGAAACCGCCGTTGCCGCGCGGCCAGACAACGGGGCCATCGTCGACAGCCTGGGTTGGGTGCTGTTCCAGTTAGGCCGCTATGAAGAAGCCGTGGTACATATGGAACGTGCTGCCGCGCTCGAAGCGGTCGATCCGATCGTGAACGACCATCTGGGTGACGTCTATTGGGCCGTCGGGCGCAAGATCGAGGCCGCGTTCCAATGGAACCGCGCCCTGTCCTTTGACCCCGATGAAGAACTGGCCACCCGCATCCGTGCCAAGCTCGAACAGGGGCTTGATGCCGTGCTGGCCGCCGAAGGGGCAGAACCGATGACCGTGGCGAACGATGATCCTTAG
- a CDS encoding electron transfer flavoprotein-ubiquinone oxidoreductase, giving the protein MADIEREAMEYDVVIVGAGPAGLSAAIRLKQLDADLNVVVLEKGSEVGAHILSGAVLDPVGLNKLIPDWKAKGAPLNTPVNADNFYMLGEAGEVRIPNFVMPPLMNNHGNYIVSMGNVCRWMAEQAEELGVEIFPGMSCSELVYGENGEVKGVVAGEFGKEADGSQGANYEPGMELHGKYVFLGEGVRGSLSKQVIAKYDLGAKSDVQKYGIGMKEIWEIDPAKHKEGTVTHTMGWPLGGNAGGGSFIYHLENNQVYVGFVVHLNYKNPHLFPYMEFQRFKHHPMVADLLEGGKRVAYGARAISEGGYQSMPQLEFPGGALLGCAAGMVNVPRIKGNHNAMLSGIAAAEAAVAAMADGRGGDLLDGYDRAVRNGEIGDDLKKVRNVKPLWSNKGLLASLAVGGFDMWCNTILGTSLLGTLKHGKSDADATEKASKHKVIDYPKPDGKLSFDRLTNVAFSFTNHEESQPAHLHLTDTAIPVNVNLAEYAGPSARYCPAGVYEFVEEEGKDTRFQINFQNCVHCKTCDIKDPSQNITWTVPQGGDGPNYPNM; this is encoded by the coding sequence GTGGCTGATATTGAACGCGAAGCAATGGAATATGACGTGGTCATCGTGGGTGCGGGCCCCGCTGGCCTTTCGGCGGCGATCCGCCTCAAGCAACTGGATGCCGACCTGAATGTGGTGGTGCTTGAAAAAGGGTCCGAGGTGGGCGCGCATATCCTGTCAGGCGCCGTGCTGGACCCCGTCGGCCTGAACAAGCTGATCCCTGACTGGAAAGCCAAGGGAGCGCCGCTGAACACCCCGGTCAATGCTGACAATTTCTACATGCTTGGCGAGGCGGGCGAAGTACGGATTCCCAATTTTGTTATGCCGCCGCTGATGAACAACCACGGCAACTACATCGTGTCGATGGGCAACGTTTGCCGCTGGATGGCCGAACAAGCCGAAGAGCTGGGCGTCGAAATCTTCCCCGGCATGTCCTGTTCAGAGCTGGTCTACGGCGAGAACGGCGAAGTGAAGGGCGTCGTCGCTGGTGAATTCGGCAAAGAGGCGGACGGCAGCCAGGGTGCAAACTACGAACCCGGGATGGAATTGCACGGCAAATACGTCTTCCTTGGCGAAGGCGTGCGCGGGTCCCTGTCCAAACAGGTGATCGCGAAATACGACCTTGGCGCCAAATCCGATGTCCAGAAATATGGCATCGGGATGAAAGAAATCTGGGAAATCGACCCAGCCAAGCACAAAGAAGGCACCGTGACCCACACGATGGGCTGGCCCCTGGGCGGCAACGCAGGGGGTGGGTCCTTTATCTATCACCTTGAAAACAATCAGGTCTATGTCGGCTTTGTCGTCCATCTGAACTACAAAAACCCACATCTGTTCCCCTACATGGAATTCCAGCGATTTAAGCATCACCCGATGGTCGCTGACCTGCTGGAAGGCGGCAAGCGCGTGGCTTACGGCGCGCGTGCCATTTCCGAAGGCGGCTATCAGTCGATGCCGCAACTTGAATTCCCGGGCGGCGCGCTTTTGGGTTGTGCAGCAGGCATGGTCAACGTTCCGCGGATCAAGGGCAACCACAACGCCATGCTGTCCGGCATCGCCGCGGCAGAGGCCGCTGTGGCCGCGATGGCCGACGGACGCGGCGGCGATCTGTTGGATGGCTACGACCGGGCCGTGCGCAACGGCGAGATTGGCGATGATCTCAAGAAAGTGCGCAACGTCAAGCCGCTGTGGTCGAACAAGGGCCTGCTGGCTTCGCTCGCCGTGGGTGGCTTTGATATGTGGTGCAACACGATCTTGGGCACGTCGCTGTTGGGCACGCTCAAGCACGGCAAATCCGACGCGGATGCCACCGAAAAGGCCAGCAAACACAAAGTCATCGACTACCCCAAGCCCGATGGCAAATTGTCTTTCGACCGCCTGACCAATGTGGCCTTCAGCTTTACCAACCACGAAGAAAGCCAGCCCGCGCATTTGCACCTGACCGATACCGCGATCCCGGTGAACGTCAATCTGGCCGAATACGCCGGCCCCTCGGCCCGCTATTGTCCAGCAGGCGTCTACGAATTCGTCGAGGAAGAGGGCAAAGACACCCGGTTCCAGATCAACTTCCAAAACTGCGTGCACTGCAAGACCTGCGACATCAAGGACCCCAGCCAGAACATCACCTGGACCGTCCCACAGGGCGGCGACGGACCGAACTACCCGAATATGTGA
- the greA gene encoding transcription elongation factor GreA, with translation MEKILMTQSGFAKLDEELKHLKTVERPAIIRAIAEAREHGDLSENAEYHSAKEKQSFIEGRVKELEGAISLADVIDPKKLSGSVKFGATIELVDEDTDEEKTFQIVGEYEADIEKGLLNIKSPLARAMIGKEEGDSVEVRTPGGEKSYEILKVTYQ, from the coding sequence ATGGAAAAGATCCTGATGACGCAGTCCGGCTTTGCCAAGCTGGATGAAGAGCTTAAGCACCTCAAGACGGTGGAACGCCCGGCGATTATCCGGGCGATTGCCGAAGCGCGCGAGCATGGCGATTTGTCCGAAAATGCAGAATACCATTCTGCCAAGGAAAAGCAGTCGTTCATCGAAGGCCGCGTGAAAGAGCTGGAGGGCGCGATTTCGCTCGCCGATGTCATTGATCCCAAAAAGCTGTCGGGCTCGGTCAAGTTTGGCGCGACAATTGAACTGGTCGATGAAGACACCGACGAGGAAAAAACCTTTCAGATTGTGGGCGAATACGAGGCCGACATCGAAAAGGGCTTGCTGAACATCAAATCCCCGCTCGCCCGCGCCATGATCGGCAAGGAAGAGGGTGACAGCGTTGAAGTACGCACACCCGGTGGCGAAAAATCCTACGAGATCCTCAAGGTCACGTATCAATAG